The nucleotide window ATGTTCAAGTATTGTCCTCGTTTCTTCTTGCGGATGAACCTGTGATAACAAAAACACAAGCTTATAAGTTATAACCTTCTGTTTCATCACCCAAAATCGGCTTTTTATGTACCAAGTATGTACCTCCATTTCTACACGGCATGCAACATGCGAACATGACGACAAAATAATCACCAAAGGGCCTTTCAGAGACGGGTATCAATTTCCCAACAACCGCAAGAGGCCAACTAGTGACAGATTGAAAAAACAACCCAAGAAACAATAAGATGGCAAAACATGAAAAGGTTTAGGATTAATATCATATAAAACCATTGTACTTTCTTGTTTTTTTCAAGAAGATCCCTCAACTTGTAACAAATACACAAAAAGTCACTAAACTAAATTTTGTGTATTCAAGTCCCTAAACTTGTCTAAAACGCATGAACTTGCGAATTTTAGTGATGACTTGTTAACTTTTAAATCGGTCAGAATTTGACAAAGTAAAATTTAACATTTTTTGTGTAATTGATACTAGTTGAGAGACTATAATATACCAAAAGTAGGTTGAGAGACTTTTTTAGTGAAAAATAGAAAGTATACCGGTTTTATAGGGTATTAACACAAAAGTTTATTCTGTGGAGTTGATTTCAAAACACCACTGACCTGATAATTCCAATAGCAATAGAGACCAGCCATAATTGCCAACTCAGCCTTACAGTTGAGGTGAATTTCCCAAGAAACATGACTATTATGACCTGAAGAACCACAGTAAAGCCCACGATTCCCATAAACAGACGGTTTTTAGTAACACCTTTGAAAACATTCATTTCATCAGGTTTCCGTGCATTAAATTCATTGAATATCTGCAGATAGTTACAATGATTAGTGACTTGTTTTAGTCAAGTAGCAACATGAAATCTGGCATAATCCGAAATAATTACCTGAGCAAAGACGAAGGCATTGAATATGAGAGTATTTTTCTCTTTATTAGCATGTTCGTCAGGGTCATGCTGTGAATGTAGGATTTCTCTGCCTCTAAAATTGAGTACAAGAAGAACCGACACTTGATAAAGAGCCTAGAGTTTCATCGCAGCAAACATATCATTAATAATACACTTTTAAccaataaattaataaataaaaaatgcaAATACCTGTACTAACAAATTCCTCCACATGACATTTGTAATTAGAGGCTCCCTGAGGAGAATAAAGAAAAAATTAATAACATGAAACAGACATACAAATTACTAATTAGTAGATAAAACAATATAAGTTATTGCAAAAAATAACCTGCGCCCAACAGGAGTGCGATCCATGAGGTGATCGGTGGGTGGTTCGGTGGCCAGTGCAAGTGCACCGAGAGTATCCATGATCAAGTTCACCCAAAGGAGCTACACGGAAATCAACATATACaaaattaaaaatattatttttttgcaCAAAATTGACTCCATATTACGAGAGAGATACCTGCACTGCAGTTAAGGGGACATCACCAGAGGAAACTGCAGCGACAACGTTAATTACAAGTGCAGCCACATTCACAGTAAGCTGGAACTGGATAAATTTCTGTATATTTGCATAAACAGATCTTCCCCACCTGACAACCTGTGATGTGACGGACAGAAACATATTGATCTTCGATATATACAATTCGGTTTTGTTTCTAAAAATTATCGATCCAACCAGAAGTAAAAGATATAGCTAATCACCTTTACAACTGAGGCAAAATTATCGTCCAAAATGATGATGTCACTGCTCTCTTTTGCTACTTCAGTGCCTTGAATCCCCATCGCAAGACCAATATCAGCCTATAAGTtacaaaaaatattaaaaatatgtaatAAACTGATTTCGAAATATGAAAAGCTGAAAACATATAGTAGTGAAGAGTTATAATTACCTCATGTAAAGCAGGGGCGTCATTTGTTCCATCTCCAGTAACAGCGACAACATGTCCTCTCTTCCTCAGTGCTTGCACAAGTAATAATTTGTCATTAGGAGAAGACCGCCCCATCACCTGTTGACCATGCACGTGTTTAGTTTAACGTAGAAGTTGACACTAAACAAATGAATTCTTATCTACCGTTAAGaaggtattgttttaaaatcacATACAGATATCTTATCAGCTACTTCTAGTCTTTGTGCTTCAGACATTGCACGGAAAGATTTTCCTTCAATTAGGTTTGGCTCAGTAGCATCTGCGTTTGACCCTAGTATTCCACATTCTAATGCAATTGCTCTTGCTGTTTGGAGATTGTCCCCAGTCACCATTCTCACCTGAAATGAATTAATGTATATTGAAAACTATTTGCATATGAATAAACGGATACAATAATGTAACACCTATCAACATATCTGAAAAAAGAACTGTGTAAATTACCTTCACACCAGCCTTCACACAGAGTTGGACAGCATCTTTGACACCTGGCCGACAAGGATCCTACATTGCAAaccatttattaaaaaaaaaaaaaaaaaagaattgatTTTGTACAAATAGCTTTACGCCACACATTAAAAATTATCAAGTGGCGTAAGCATCAAAAGCTTAGATGTACATACCTTTAAACCAACTATTGCAAGTAAAACAAGATCATCCTCAGGCAATTCCCATATTGACAATTCTTCTTCATCTGTTGGCACAGTTTCCCCCTTCAGTGGTCGGTAGGCAATAGCAACACACCTCAAACTTCCAGTAGCCATATCTTCAATCGCCTTTTTAAAATATTCTACCTGCAAGCTTAGAAATGGTTAACTATTGATCGTGACACATAAGCAAGAGAACAAGCTGATATCTACTTCCATAAAAATTTTGCGAATAACTAAATTACCTTTCCATCATTAAGGGGAACAAGCTGCCCGTTACTGTCCATGTATGTTGTACATGCAGCCAAGATAATTTCAGCAGCGCCTTTCCAGTGAATATGAACTTGAGAATCAGGCTTTCagaaaattaaacaaataaataaataaataaatttcagGTTATCCATAACACCTACTGAAAAATACTTAGGGTTTTCTTGTTGCTGCGCAAGTTTGATTTTGCTACAGGCTTATTGAAAGTAGATATATGAATACTGGAAGTCTGGAAAGGCTGTATAATTACCCGTTTGACCGCAACACCACCTCGTTTTTTCTCAGAGTTGAATGGAAATGCATGAATAACAGAAGACTCTGACCTGACAGATTCGAAATTCATTCCAAGCTGCAATTATTACAAAAATGATAAGAGTCAGATAcaagaaaaaatataaaaaaattatgatAATGTTTGAATGAGCAACTTGCATTAACGCCCCATTGAAGAATGGCCTTCTCAGTTGGTGATCCAGAAACCTCAACGCCTTTACCATCCTATTAAACACAAAATATAACAGAGAAATTTCCATTTTCAAAATAAGTTGAAGACCGCTACTACACCTATTGAAATACTAATCATGGCTTACTCGACAAATATTTAAAAAGAACATTAAGTACCTCAGGCACAAATACACTGCCAGTTGTATTCTGAGCTACACTTTCAATGAGAAGAGATGTGACCCCTGATGATAATTCTGACGTGTTGTTTGGTGGATCGATTTTTTTCCCACATACATAAACCTCAACCACAGTCATCTGCAAAAGACAAAAACATGCAATAAGTAAGCAAAAACATCTAATCTAAAtctaaatatttataaaagactccaattaatgccacatggca belongs to Helianthus annuus cultivar XRQ/B chromosome 5, HanXRQr2.0-SUNRISE, whole genome shotgun sequence and includes:
- the LOC110940629 gene encoding calcium-transporting ATPase 10, plasma membrane-type; the protein is MSSGESPQLWHRKDVESGGGSSGGYEEYESVNDPFDIVRTKSAPVDRLRRWRQAALVLNASRRFRYTLDLKKAEEKKEIIAKIRTHAQVIRAAYLFQAAGEKPDGTPKASPSPIPTGDYDVSPAQLATMTRDHDFSALQNFGGVKGLAEKLKTNPDKGIHEDDSNILDRKNVFGSNTYPRKKGRSFWRFMLDACRDTTLIILMVAAAASLALGIKTEGIKEGWYDGGSIALAVIIVILVTAISDYKQSLQFQNLDEEKQNIQLEVVRGGRRVKISIFDIVVGDVIPLKIGDQVPADGVLISGQSLAIDESSMTGESKIVTKDHKSPFLMSGCKVADGYGTMLATSVGINTEWGLLMASISEDNGEETPLQVRLNGVATFIGIVGLVVAVSVLVILLARYFTGHTKDEEDKVEFIAGKTSTGDAVDGAIKIFTVAVTIVVVAVPEGLPLAVTLTLAYSMRKMMADKALVRRLSACETMGSATTICSDKTGTLTLNLMTVVEVYVCGKKIDPPNNTSELSSGVTSLLIESVAQNTTGSVFVPEDGKGVEVSGSPTEKAILQWGVNLGMNFESVRSESSVIHAFPFNSEKKRGGVAVKRPDSQVHIHWKGAAEIILAACTTYMDSNGQLVPLNDGKVEYFKKAIEDMATGSLRCVAIAYRPLKGETVPTDEEELSIWELPEDDLVLLAIVGLKDPCRPGVKDAVQLCVKAGVKVRMVTGDNLQTARAIALECGILGSNADATEPNLIEGKSFRAMSEAQRLEVADKISVMGRSSPNDKLLLVQALRKRGHVVAVTGDGTNDAPALHEADIGLAMGIQGTEVAKESSDIIILDDNFASVVKVVRWGRSVYANIQKFIQFQLTVNVAALVINVVAAVSSGDVPLTAVQLLWVNLIMDTLGALALATEPPTDHLMDRTPVGRREPLITNVMWRNLLVQALYQVSVLLVLNFRGREILHSQHDPDEHANKEKNTLIFNAFVFAQIFNEFNARKPDEMNVFKGVTKNRLFMGIVGFTVVLQVIIVMFLGKFTSTVRLSWQLWLVSIAIGIISWPLAVVGKLIPVSERPFGDYFVVMFACCMPCRNGGSSARRNEDNT